ACAAGATCCTCGACCAGCTGAAATTCGACGACAAGGGCCTCATCCCGGTCATCCTGCAAGACCACGAGAACGGCGAGATCCTGATGTTCGCCTTCATGAACCGCGAGTCCCTGAAGATGACGCTGGAAAGCAGGCTCGCCACCTACTGGAGCCGCTCCCGCAAAAAGCTTTGGGTCAAGGGCGAGAGCAGCGGCCACACGCAGGAGGTGAAAGAGGTCTACTTCGACTGCGACAACGACGCCCTACTGATCAAGATCAAGCAAAACGTCGCCGCCTGCCACACGGGCTACCGCAGTTGCTTCTTCAACAAGATCGAAGGCGATCAGGTGAAGACGGTCGGGGAAAAGCTCTTCGACGAGGAGAAAGTCTACAAGTGATGTAGGGGCGAACCTCGCAAGGTGAATCCATGGACTCCTGTATTTTCTGCAAAATTGCCCAAAAACAAATTCCCTCGAATCTTCTGTACGAAAGCGACCGCGTCCTCGCCTTCCCCGACATCGGCCCCCAGGCCCCGGTGCATCTCCTGATTATCCCCAAGGCCCATTACGCCCACTTGGGGGAGATCCCCCAGGACCAGCTGGGGGTGGTGGAAGAGATGTTTGCCGCAGCCCGCAGGCTCGCCGCCGACAAGGGCGTCCAAGACCGGGGCTACCGCCTGGTGATGAACGTCAACCCGGAGGGCGGACAGTCGGTCTACCACGTCCACATGCACCTGCTGGCCGGCCGCCAAATGGGCCCCTCCCTGATCGGCTAAGCCCCCCGTTTTTCAAGCCCCCGCGCCCGCCCGTTTATGGCTTGACAGGCCTTCCCGAAGCT
This genomic interval from Deltaproteobacteria bacterium PRO3 contains the following:
- the hisI gene encoding phosphoribosyl-AMP cyclohydrolase; protein product: MNYDKILDQLKFDDKGLIPVILQDHENGEILMFAFMNRESLKMTLESRLATYWSRSRKKLWVKGESSGHTQEVKEVYFDCDNDALLIKIKQNVAACHTGYRSCFFNKIEGDQVKTVGEKLFDEEKVYK
- a CDS encoding histidine triad nucleotide-binding protein, whose product is MDSCIFCKIAQKQIPSNLLYESDRVLAFPDIGPQAPVHLLIIPKAHYAHLGEIPQDQLGVVEEMFAAARRLAADKGVQDRGYRLVMNVNPEGGQSVYHVHMHLLAGRQMGPSLIG